The genomic interval TACACAATTAATGAAATCCGCATCACGATCACCTTGCTGGTTCGAAAACGTTCGATTAACAGCTAAAGTAAAGGTAGCTACAGGTACTCCATTTGGTGTATATCGCAAATCAGGATCTTTCGTTAAGCGACCTACTAAAACTACGCGATTCATCATCAGAATCAACCCCTACATTACCGAATATGCCTCACGTGAAACATATTGTGGAATTTATATTAAATGTTAAATTAAGCTTCAACTTTTGTTGCCATGTGGCGAATGATGTCTTCGCTGATTTTTGCAAGACGATCAAATTCTTGAATCGCAGCTGCATTAGAATCAGTTTTAACAAGTACGTAGTAACCGTCACGGAAATCATTGATTTCGTAAGCAAGACGACGTTTACCCCATTCTTTAGCTTCTACTGTTTCCGCTCCATTGTCAGTAAGGATTGTGTTGAAACGTTCAACTAAAGCTTTTTTAGCCTCTTCCTCAATGTTTGGACGGATGATGTACATAATTTCGTATTTTCTCATCACTGTCACCTCCTTTTGGTCTAAGCGGCCCAATTGGGCAAGGAGCAATTATTTATAATTACTCACAAGATAAGATTATAGCATGTTTTTTCAGGCTTTGCAACGAACAAAAGTGAAAGTGCTCAAACTAGACGAATCGATACTATGTTTTTACCTCTACATTCATATTAATACAAGAATCAAAAATGGATTCCCCAAAAAGGAAATCCATTTTTATCTAGTTATTAAACGTTAAAACGGAAATGGATGACATCGCCGTCTTGAACAACATAATCTTTACCCTCTAAGCGAACTTTTCCTGCTTCTTTTGCCGCATTGTGACTGCCCGCTGCTAACAAGTCTTCGTAAGCAACCGTTTCTGCACGGATAAATCCACGTTCAAAATCTGTATGAATAATACCAGCACATTGTGGAGCCTTCATGCCTTTACGGAATGTCCATGCACGAACCTCTTGTACACCAGCTGTGAAGTATGTTGCAAGACCAAGCAAATGGTAGGAAGCACGAATTAATTGATCTAAACCAGACTCTTCAATGCCTAGCTCAGATAAGAACATCGCTTTCTCTTCCCCATCAAGCTCTGAAATCTCTTCTTCAATTTTTGCACAAACTACAATTACTTCTGCACCTTCATTAGCTGCATATTCGCGAACTTGCTGTACATATTCGTTTTCAGACGGATCAGCAATTTCATCTTCACTTACGTTTGCCACATATAGCATTGGTTTGATTGTTAATAAGTGCATTCCTTTAACCACTTTTGATTGCTCTTCTGTAAACTCGACCGTACGAGCTGGCTTTTCTGCCTCTAGCGCTTCTTTTAGAGCAACAAGAATTTCATGCTCGAACATAGCATCTTTATCTTTTTGCTTTGCCATTTTTGCTACTCGCTCAATTCGTTTATCAACAGATTCCAAGTCAGCAAGAATTAACTCAAGATTAATAACTTGAATATCATCAATTGGATCAACCTTACCTGATACGTGTGTAATATTTTCGTCTGCAAAACAACGAACAACCTGACAAATCGCATCCACTTGACGAATATGCGAAAGGAATTTATTTCCTAGTCCTTCCCCTTTACTTGCTCCTTTTACAATCCCAGCAATATCCGTGAATTCAAAAGCAGTTGGTACAACTTTCTTTGGTTGTACAAGTTCCGTTAGTTTTTGTAAACGATGATCAGGTACTTCTACAATACCGACATTTGGGTCGATTGTACAAAAAGGATAGTTAGCAGATTCTGCACCTGCTTGTGTAATTGCATTAAACAATGTCGATTTACCTACGTTCGGCAAACCAACGATACCAGCTGTTAAAGCCATTTATCTTCACTCCTCTAAATTACGAACTTAAACCTTTCCCAATTATAGATTTCACATTATAAAAAGACAACCCTATTCCTAGGGTAGACTACACTATCTCCATAAAAAAAGCATGATTATTCCTCATGCTTCAATAAAACTTTTTTCATTTTTTTAACAAACTCTCGTCTTGGCAGCATTACACTATGGCCGCATCCCTCACACTTTATACGAATGTCCATTCCTAAACGGATAATCTTCCACTTATTCACACCGCAAGGGTGTGGCTTTTTCATTTCTACAACATCATATAGTGCAAATTCTTTCTCTTCCATGCTCACACCGATCCTTCCTCGCCACTATTTAACGTCGATTTTATGCCAAACTCATCTAAAACAGGCCTTAATTCTTTCCTAATCAAACGACTTACTTCATCTTGCTTGGTTGGTTTCGTTTCCGTAGTAATTCTAAGAACAATTTCACCCGATTCAAGTATTTCACTTTCTTCAAGCTCCAGTACTTTCACAATTTCATCTGCTTTTCTTTCTAACTGACTTAATTTCTCATATATAAGCTTCTCAGCTAATTCAAGCCGATCATCATTCACGATAGTCATATCTACAATAGACACGCTATTTAAAATCGAGTAGTTCGTCACTTGAAGGATACTTCCATTCGGAATAAGATGTAACTCTCCTGTCTTACTTTTCAACTTTGTCGTTCGCAGTCCGATTTCAAGGACTTCACCTTCAAACGTATTAATTTTAATATAATCTCCTACGGAAAATTGATCTTCAAAAATAACAAAAAAACCGGAAATTACATCTTTGACCAAGCTTTGCGCCCCAAAACCAACAGCAAGTCCAACAATCCCCGCTCCGGCAAGCAATCCTTTTACAGCAAATCCACAGTACTCTAGAATCATAATGGCAGATATAAAATAAATTATG from Peribacillus asahii carries:
- the rpsF gene encoding 30S ribosomal protein S6, with amino-acid sequence MRKYEIMYIIRPNIEEEAKKALVERFNTILTDNGAETVEAKEWGKRRLAYEINDFRDGYYVLVKTDSNAAAIQEFDRLAKISEDIIRHMATKVEA
- the ychF gene encoding redox-regulated ATPase YchF, which produces MALTAGIVGLPNVGKSTLFNAITQAGAESANYPFCTIDPNVGIVEVPDHRLQKLTELVQPKKVVPTAFEFTDIAGIVKGASKGEGLGNKFLSHIRQVDAICQVVRCFADENITHVSGKVDPIDDIQVINLELILADLESVDKRIERVAKMAKQKDKDAMFEHEILVALKEALEAEKPARTVEFTEEQSKVVKGMHLLTIKPMLYVANVSEDEIADPSENEYVQQVREYAANEGAEVIVVCAKIEEEISELDGEEKAMFLSELGIEESGLDQLIRASYHLLGLATYFTAGVQEVRAWTFRKGMKAPQCAGIIHTDFERGFIRAETVAYEDLLAAGSHNAAKEAGKVRLEGKDYVVQDGDVIHFRFNV
- a CDS encoding DUF951 domain-containing protein codes for the protein MEEKEFALYDVVEMKKPHPCGVNKWKIIRLGMDIRIKCEGCGHSVMLPRREFVKKMKKVLLKHEE
- a CDS encoding mechanosensitive ion channel family protein; amino-acid sequence: MDYSVRMYNQFMDKISNEATWIALTDTIIKIILVLVLSKVIITVAKKTLRNIFLVRAKSPLRTNERRETTLLKLLENIITYIIYFISAIMILEYCGFAVKGLLAGAGIVGLAVGFGAQSLVKDVISGFFVIFEDQFSVGDYIKINTFEGEVLEIGLRTTKLKSKTGELHLIPNGSILQVTNYSILNSVSIVDMTIVNDDRLELAEKLIYEKLSQLERKADEIVKVLELEESEILESGEIVLRITTETKPTKQDEVSRLIRKELRPVLDEFGIKSTLNSGEEGSV